CGGACCGCAGCTGCTCCACCCCGCCGCCGCTTTGTCGCGCGGCCTCGCCGCCATCGTCACCGGCATCGCCGGGGTGCTGGCCGGGGCGGTGCTGACGCCGGTGCTGCTCCCCTGGCTGCCGGGACGGGCCTTCGCCCTCAAGGGGGCCATGGCCGGGGGGGCCGTCGCCCTGCTCGCCCTGCTGGCCAGCTGGAGCCGGCTCGACTTCTGGTCCGGCACGGCGCTGCTGCTGGCCCTGCCGGCGGTCGCCTCCTGGTGCGCCATGAACTTCACCGGCTCGACCACCTTCACTTCCCCCTCCGGGGTGGAGAAGGAGATGCGTCGGGCTATCCCCCTGCAGGCGGTGGCCGCGGCGCTGGCCGGGGTGCTCTGGGTCTACGGCGGATTCGTCGGCAAGTGAGGATCGGAATGAGCGAACTGCGCTACCTGGAAGGGGTCACCACCCTGCAGCTGGACGTCGCCAAGTGCATCGGCTGCGGCATGTGCCCGGCGGTCTGCCCGCACGCCGTTTTCGTCATGGCGGCAGGGAAGGCGGCCATCACCGACCGCGACCGCTGCATCGAGTGCGGTGCCTGCGCCCGCAACTGCCCGGTCGAGGCGATCTCGGTCAAGGCCGGCGTCGGCTGCGCCAGCGCCATCATCCACAGCTGGCTCACCGGCGAGGAGCCGAGCTGCGACTGCGGCGGCGGGTCGAGCTGCTGCTGAGCTGCACGGGACAATTACCGATTCCGGAGACCGCATTCCCCCTTCCCCGCCTCCCGCCCCCTGTGCTACCCTGCCGCAAAACCTACGGGAGCCTGACGTCGTCACCATGACCGCATCCACCTCGACCCTGCTGCTGGGCAGCGCCTTCGCCGCCTATTTCGTCTCCGCCTGCCTGTACCTCCTGCATCTTCGGGTCCGCCGGCCGCTGGTGCTGCGCGGCGCCGTCGTCCTGGTGGCGGCGGCCTTCACTCTGCAGACCTGCATCCTCGGCCAGCGCTGGCTGGCCGCCGGCTACCTGCCGGTGACCAATCTCTTCGCCACCCTCTTCTTCTTCAGCTGGGCGCTGGCGGCGACCTACCTCTATTTCGAGCTGCGCTACCGCATCCATGCGGCGGGGCTGTTCGTCATCTTCCTCAACCTGCTGCTGCTGGCCGGGGCGCTGTCGCGCGACCCGGCCAT
This DNA window, taken from Desulfuromonadales bacterium, encodes the following:
- the hgcB gene encoding mercury methylation ferredoxin HgcB; translated protein: MSELRYLEGVTTLQLDVAKCIGCGMCPAVCPHAVFVMAAGKAAITDRDRCIECGACARNCPVEAISVKAGVGCASAIIHSWLTGEEPSCDCGGGSSCC